One Chloroflexota bacterium genomic window carries:
- the dapA gene encoding 4-hydroxy-tetrahydrodipicolinate synthase, whose product MNKKPEWFKGIFPALVTPFVNGRAIDEAAYRALIRFVLPYVNGVVPVGTTGEFVYLTEDEKRQAIAIALDEVAGRVPVVAGTGCASTRDTVALTRYAKDAGAQAALVVAPYYLKPTYNEIYEHYEAVSKVGLPIILYNIPQCAGTHYEWWTAEGLAQLDNVVGIKDSSGDMPFLMALFEKIKGLVGIFCGHDEIITAALAAGADGAILASANLIPDVWQQIYAAVRNGDLAQAQALQAKIQILVRLITRQGSVQAVKEGLWMMGLEVGNARLPMMPGDAFRREDREDLRWQLEKLGKIPLRVMEYELRGKTVRTTVPATPQTPHRVNGFALKIGEGFAGPPFFELAHIDLLLGERGGPVDRAIDQALTVSHPGHEVRVIYERPRTLLVPTVTLRTDKQAEHIYTWATNGIVQAIEASIADGFLPKEALDDLVMIANAFVHPAAANRKRIEVNNYKAMRAAIRKAIEGRPTLEEMLHERQAVRHPFRYAP is encoded by the coding sequence ATGAACAAGAAACCAGAGTGGTTCAAAGGGATCTTTCCGGCTCTGGTAACTCCATTTGTAAATGGCAGGGCTATTGATGAGGCAGCGTACCGTGCCTTGATTCGCTTTGTCCTGCCCTATGTGAATGGGGTTGTGCCGGTAGGGACAACGGGCGAGTTCGTCTATTTGACCGAGGATGAGAAACGCCAGGCCATTGCCATCGCTCTGGATGAAGTGGCAGGGCGTGTTCCGGTGGTTGCGGGCACAGGCTGTGCCAGCACGCGCGATACCGTGGCCCTGACGCGCTACGCCAAAGACGCTGGAGCGCAGGCAGCCCTTGTCGTGGCACCTTATTACCTCAAACCTACCTACAACGAGATCTACGAGCACTATGAGGCGGTGAGTAAAGTCGGCCTGCCGATTATCCTCTACAACATCCCCCAATGCGCTGGTACCCATTACGAATGGTGGACTGCGGAGGGATTGGCACAACTGGATAACGTGGTTGGCATTAAAGATTCCAGCGGGGACATGCCGTTTTTGATGGCTCTGTTTGAGAAAATAAAGGGGCTGGTCGGCATTTTCTGTGGCCACGATGAAATCATTACTGCGGCATTGGCAGCAGGAGCAGATGGCGCTATCCTTGCCAGTGCCAACCTTATCCCGGATGTCTGGCAGCAGATTTACGCTGCCGTGCGGAATGGCGACCTAGCCCAAGCGCAGGCTTTGCAAGCCAAGATCCAGATATTGGTGCGTCTCATCACCAGACAGGGTTCTGTTCAGGCGGTCAAAGAGGGGCTATGGATGATGGGACTCGAGGTGGGCAATGCGCGCTTGCCTATGATGCCTGGCGATGCTTTCCGACGCGAGGATCGCGAAGACCTGCGCTGGCAACTGGAAAAGTTGGGCAAGATCCCGCTACGGGTAATGGAATATGAATTGCGCGGCAAAACGGTGCGTACAACCGTTCCTGCCACACCCCAAACGCCGCACCGGGTCAATGGGTTTGCTCTGAAGATTGGCGAGGGCTTTGCCGGACCACCTTTCTTCGAGTTGGCACATATTGACCTGCTGTTGGGCGAGCGAGGCGGGCCAGTGGACCGGGCTATTGACCAGGCGCTCACTGTATCGCATCCTGGACACGAGGTGCGCGTCATTTACGAACGCCCGCGCACGTTGCTTGTGCCAACTGTTACCTTGCGCACGGATAAGCAGGCAGAACACATTTACACTTGGGCCACCAATGGCATTGTGCAGGCTATCGAGGCCAGCATTGCCGATGGCTTCCTGCCTAAAGAGGCGCTGGACGATCTGGTCATGATTGCCAATGCATTCGTTCACCCTGCAGCAGCCAACCGCAAGCGCATCGAGGTGAACAACTATAAGGCGATGCGCGCCGCCATTCGCAAAGCCATTGAGGGGCGTCCCACGCTCGAAGAGATGCTACACGAGAGACAAGCGGTGCGCCACCCATTCCGGTACGCGCCATAA